In Euphorbia lathyris chromosome 9, ddEupLath1.1, whole genome shotgun sequence, the following are encoded in one genomic region:
- the LOC136207091 gene encoding alkylated DNA repair protein ALKBH6 homolog isoform X1, whose product MFFLVMEGNLNNFRVGNIPTVICKPDFITENEEKYLLEKIYEAPLSKWKSLKNRRLQNWGGVVHEKGLLPQDLPPWLTKITQRIYEESGLFPAAMNHVLINEYLPHQGIMPHQDGPAYFPVVSILSLGSPVVMDFIPHSRLRTSMDALRNSVESEGSGAAGIEVNIETDEWMDNHHPFSVLLNSRSLLIFKDNAYSDYLHGIKDSEVHKYDEAVGDEGANDDFDQPLASEKAVEIEGDSEYKIIHRSNNRVSLTCRLVQKVHKNLFKF is encoded by the exons atgtttttttta GTAATGGAAGGAAATCTGAATAACTTCCGAGTAGGGAACATACCAACTGTGATATGCAAGCCTGACTTTATCACAGAGAATGAAGAAAAGTATCTCCTGGAGAAG ATTTATGAAGCACCTTTATCAAAGTGGAAGTCTTTGAAGAATAGGCGACTTCAGAATTGGG GTGGTGTGGTCCATGAAAAAGGTCTTCTACCACAAGATT TGCCTCCTTGGTTAACAAAGATTACCCAAAGAATATATGAAGAATCAGGACTCTTCCCTGCAGCAATGAACCACGTCCTCATCAATGAGTACCTTCCTCACCAGGGAATAATG CCGCACCAGGATGGCCCTGCTTATTTTCCTGTAGTGTCTATTCTCTCTCTTGGATCACCTGTTGTTATGGATTTTATTCCCCATTCAAGGTTAAGGACCAGCATGGATGCATTGAGAAATAGTGTTGAGAGTGAAGGATCTGGCGCTGCGGGTATAGAAGTAAATATTGAGACGGATGAATGGATGGATAACCACCATCCTTTTTCTGTCCTGCTGAATTCCCGTAGTCTACTTATATTCAAGGATAATGCTTATTCAG ATTACTTGCATGGTATAAAAGACAGTGAAGTGCATAAATACGATGAG GCAGTTGGTGATGAAGGAGCTAATGATGATTTTGATCAACCATTAGCATCAGAAAAAGCTGTTGAAATAGAGGGAGATAGCGAGTACAAAATCATTCATCGGTCAAATAATAGAGTTTCGTTGACATGTCGATTGGTGCAGAAGGTTCACAAGAATTTGTTCAAGTTTTAG
- the LOC136207091 gene encoding alkylated DNA repair protein ALKBH6 homolog isoform X2, translating into MEGNLNNFRVGNIPTVICKPDFITENEEKYLLEKIYEAPLSKWKSLKNRRLQNWGGVVHEKGLLPQDLPPWLTKITQRIYEESGLFPAAMNHVLINEYLPHQGIMPHQDGPAYFPVVSILSLGSPVVMDFIPHSRLRTSMDALRNSVESEGSGAAGIEVNIETDEWMDNHHPFSVLLNSRSLLIFKDNAYSDYLHGIKDSEVHKYDEAVGDEGANDDFDQPLASEKAVEIEGDSEYKIIHRSNNRVSLTCRLVQKVHKNLFKF; encoded by the exons ATGGAAGGAAATCTGAATAACTTCCGAGTAGGGAACATACCAACTGTGATATGCAAGCCTGACTTTATCACAGAGAATGAAGAAAAGTATCTCCTGGAGAAG ATTTATGAAGCACCTTTATCAAAGTGGAAGTCTTTGAAGAATAGGCGACTTCAGAATTGGG GTGGTGTGGTCCATGAAAAAGGTCTTCTACCACAAGATT TGCCTCCTTGGTTAACAAAGATTACCCAAAGAATATATGAAGAATCAGGACTCTTCCCTGCAGCAATGAACCACGTCCTCATCAATGAGTACCTTCCTCACCAGGGAATAATG CCGCACCAGGATGGCCCTGCTTATTTTCCTGTAGTGTCTATTCTCTCTCTTGGATCACCTGTTGTTATGGATTTTATTCCCCATTCAAGGTTAAGGACCAGCATGGATGCATTGAGAAATAGTGTTGAGAGTGAAGGATCTGGCGCTGCGGGTATAGAAGTAAATATTGAGACGGATGAATGGATGGATAACCACCATCCTTTTTCTGTCCTGCTGAATTCCCGTAGTCTACTTATATTCAAGGATAATGCTTATTCAG ATTACTTGCATGGTATAAAAGACAGTGAAGTGCATAAATACGATGAG GCAGTTGGTGATGAAGGAGCTAATGATGATTTTGATCAACCATTAGCATCAGAAAAAGCTGTTGAAATAGAGGGAGATAGCGAGTACAAAATCATTCATCGGTCAAATAATAGAGTTTCGTTGACATGTCGATTGGTGCAGAAGGTTCACAAGAATTTGTTCAAGTTTTAG
- the LOC136207491 gene encoding large ribosomal subunit protein bL17c has product MAMTITCGNDTRWSMSSLISALPSPSSSVNATVRFPPIRSPSFTLSRSRKSLLLSSFTGLSPLNPLLTIGISDYEDGFPSIDNGSRFFCMRHGRRVPKLNRPPDQRRALLRALTTQLLKHGRIKTTRARASAMRKYVDKMITLAKDGSLHKRRQALGFIYEKQIVHALFAEVPDRYGERNGGYTRIIRTLPRRGDNAPMAYIELV; this is encoded by the exons ATGGCGATGACAATTACTTGTGGAAACGATACTAGATGGAGCATGTCATCTCTAATCTCAGCgcttccttctccttcttcgTCAGTCAATGCCACAGTCCGATTCCCACCAATTCGTTCCCCTTCCTTCACCCTGTCGCGCAGCCGTAAATCGCTTCTCCTTAGCTCTTTCACCGGCCTTTCTCCTCTTAATCCTCTTCTAACTATTGGCATCTCCG ATTATGAAGATGGATTCCCCTCTATTGATAACGGTTCTCGATTTTTCTGTATGAGGCATGGAAGACGAGTTCCGAAGCTGAATCGGCCACCTGACCAGCGGCGGGCACTTCTGAGAGCCCTAACTACTCAGCTCCTTAAGCATGGACGAATAAAAACTACTAGGGCTAGGGCTAGTGCAATGAGGAAGTATGTGGACAAGATGATTACTTTGGCTAAGGATGGATCTCTCCACAAAAGAAGACAGGCTTTAGGATTTATCTATGAAAAACAGATTGTTCATGCCTTGTTTGCAGAAGTCCCAGACAGGTATGGGGAGAGAAATGGTGGATATACCAGAATTATTAGAACCCTTCCAAGGAGAGGAGACAATGCACCAATGGCCTACATCGAACTTGTTTAG